aaaatttttttgattaaaattataaataattatttatgactacctaataaataataattttaattttatagaatattaatttaaactgtttaataaaccatttatattctcatatgatattattatcatgaactgttttttttcattaattaaatatgtttaatcgttttatagtttattaaattatttgaactctatgaaagattaaaatataatatataaaatgcatcTTATGAGGTACGCATGCAATCggtatagtaggtaaataaGTACACTTTATGTAGAGCAGCGTCTAGACGAATCCACCTAAAATGCAGTGGTAGGACATGATAAACAAGTGGGTGACAGAATATTCGTTAAAGTAagcactattttaaatttatgtgtgGACGGACGACGAGTCTTCATATTTCGTTGGTGATAAACTAATTTTCCGTACGGATTGTTTCTAGAAAGGCTATCGtctatcactattattattattaacggtgTAGTATTAACGGATGTATAGCACTTAAAGAACAGTTGTTTTCGGAGAAAGCAAAACTGAACAGTTGCCCGGAAGAGACgtctgatttaaaaaaaattttcacgatttcgtagctatataataatatatataatattattatgtacctatatatatttttaatcttataaattataattataacattttaacacaACTACGTCACACATTTCTTGTCGGTAACGTGTTCGTATATTTCTGttctatttttaactaatatcataatgtattattttatattaatattggctTCAATAGAGGTTAGAATCATTAATAGCAATCATATTTTgcaatgtgtattttaatattttaattatataacatggTAATAATTGCGTACGTTTATCAGTATTCAGTGCGTTTCCGACGATTTCCACGGGGCCGGTGTATCacatgtatatcatatatatacatataaacatatttgcGCGGCGATAACGGTGTTTCGCGATGATGCCGCCGCGGAGTTGTTTGCCGAACGACCGTCGTTGTTGTGTTGTAGTCCCGATGACGTCGCGTGCGTCGCTGCCGTCATCGTGCGCGTAAATAAAGCGGGCGATCGCGTTcgagaataaataaataacaataactatattattacctattataaatacgaCTTGCATCGAATcgaaaatggtttttaattttatttttcccacCCAATGCTTGTCAGTGGGTCGCCGTTTATCGCTGCATTAGtgcattacattatattatgcatattaatataatgataataaatgataataactaGGGCACGGGATTTCTAGCATTGGCATATTTGTCTTGCactatctgtaaaaaaaaaaatccaactaGAAACAAATGTCTTTCATGTCGAGACAAAGCCAAAGCTGTAATTTCATGTTTCATATTTTTGCATCTTTgcgtatttttagatttttgaggcataatatatatttattttttagctatttctgcatattttcttattaatgaCGTTGATCAATACGACAATCAGttcttcttatattattttagtgtacGCCGTACGTACATGTATGTATCGACTTTGGTATTGTCTGCGTCTTATTTaacgttttgattttaaatgcttatttttgttattaattaggtaagccactagaaaacaatttttagtgctTACTTTTATAGTCTTTGTTATGGGTCTAAGTGCATTAAGTGCTCTCGTATTTTGTGCTTTTTTAGGGCTGTACGCCTTTATACTATAATGTCTGTCccagtataaacaatataacaataataatattattgtgttataacaaTACGCATGTTCTGGCTCATAAGAGCAAACGCACACAACTATTACACAAGTCGTCCGTATTCTCTCGCACCGCGCGTTACAGGTATATCGAAACGAtccataacattaaaatatacttcgAAATCTGTCGATTTACGTCATACTCAAACCGTCGTCGTCGGATTGAAATACGTACGATGGTAGACGacgaaataattatactatacatcTGCATCTCAGGTATGCGGCTGTCGTACGCGGGTAAACAACAAAATACGACGGAGACGGTCGAAGATGTTTCTCTTCTCCACCGTCAGTGTGTGGTTTTAccgtgtaaaataaaataatagtataatatattatagaggtaCCCTCTTCGGACTTTGGTGGTGAAGAGGTGTACCATATAATATCTGCGCGTGCGCGTGTGTACGTGTATTCCCTTTgtcgtcgttataatatattattacgcgtACGGGCgcgcgtatgtgtgtgtgtgtgtgagttattattattattattataatatattatagtcgtattTTATGGCGCGCGTACTGTACCCGTAGCAGTATTGTATGCGTGCGCGCGCGGCGCTCTCTCCGTATATTGGTACGCCGACGGGAAGGGGACCGACACGCTGTATACAGAGCGATCGTGCGCGCGGCAACccgtcttcgtcgtcgtcggcggcggCACTCTGTGTGCACACATATTATCCTCGTTAATAGGTGGGGGTCAAAGGGTGCCAATATTGAATATCCGCAGCTGCAGCTCACTCTCCGCCACACACATCCCcttcaatataatacaataacgcGGCGttcgtttttattgttattcgtcACCACCATCGTTttctgtccgtccgtccgtctgcgTGTGCAGCGCTGTCTGCGTGCGTGTGCAGTGTGCACCGTGCATTCAACAAGccctcgtaataataataataataatagaaatatgacATTTCTAgaagaagaaataataataatatcaataatgttaCAATCGCCGTgcgtgtaaataataaatttccacAAGACAGGTGCCACCAGTCGATGATTATGTTTTTCTCGTTTTTCGGACGCAATACACGCTAAAAAAAGTGTAATTCCGTAGTGTACCGTTTCGCCAAATTtcgatttgaaataatttaataatatcatattattataaatatagcggcgtactaatataatatgtacacaagtGTTGTGCGCGCATAATATAAATTANNNNNNNNNNNNNNNNNNNNNNNNNNNNNNNNNNNNNNNNNNNNNNNNNNNNNNNNNNNNNNNNNNNNNNNNNNNNNNNNNNNNNNNNNNNNNNNNNNNNcacacacacacacacacacaaattatgtgtaatatatagctgtaaattgtaatcggttttaaaattattttttctatttttgcaGAAATTCGGCACCAAGAGACCTTCCAGTGAAGACATGGATGGGTCAGACGGCGTATACCACGATGGTATGCCAGCTCCTCCCAAGTGCGTACCCATTCCTCCGTGCGGTAATAATGGAGTCGGTGGCGGCCctcagcagcagcagcaacagcaacagcagcagcagcagcaacaacaacaacagcagcagcagcaacaacaacaacagtctCCCCATGCCAAAAACGACGCGAGTAATAATGCAAAGTTCAGCGTGAAAATCGTGCAGGAACTCGAGTTTAGCACAAGCGAACACCAGCATAATGCCCAGATCTCCACCAACCTAACGCTGACGTCGGTCAATACGTCAGTGCAGAGCGACGTTACCACGAAACAGTCTGCAGGCGGGGGGCCTGGCGCGGGTGGTGGTACGGTGCCTACCGCGTCTGGCGGTGGTGGAATTCCACCTGGAAGTGCAGCGGGGGCGCCCGGCCCACCAACTGACCATACGATGCACGAGTGCAAGCAAGAGCAACCGGACCTGATGGATTTCCCGGGCGATGGTGACCTAAACGACCTGTCTTTCATCAACAACGACACCAACGAACCCATATTGGCCGTCGACACGGACACGCTGACCGAGATCATATCTGATCTTAACAGCGAGGGCATCACGCCGGCTGACTTCAACCAGGTGGACCTGTGCGATAAACGGCCCATAAAAACAGAACCTGATGCCAGGTGCACGCCACCGGTTAAGTCGCCGTATGACCAACACcatcagcagcagcagcagcaggtACACCAACAGCAGCAACAccaacaacagcaacagcaacaccagcagcagcaacagcgaGGTGGCGGCGGtggaaacaataattattcgaatTGCGTGGCCGCCGAGACGCTAAAACAGTTGGCTGAACAGCACAACAACCAGCAGCAGAGGCCAGACAAGTGCAGTTACGATTTCCCTTACCAATCACCCGGTTCCGTGCCAGACTTTATACACTCGCCCAGCACTCCCGTGGGCACTCCCAACCCGAACGGTTACAACATGATGTCTCCCGTTAACTCCATGTACCAccagcagcaacaacagcagGAAAAGCAACAGCAGGAGAACAACAACTATTACCATCCTCAGGAACAACCAAAGCCGAGGATGAagcaacaacagcagcaacaaccccaacagcaacagcagcaacaacaacaacagcagcagcagcagcagcaaccgACGGTGGCGGCGCAGCGATTACAGAAACAACAACAGTTGCCACCGCCGCCCGCTTCccaacagcagcaacagcaacccCTCCAGTCGCCCCAGTCTCGATACAACCAGTATAACGGACATGGAAGTCCTCAGTATCCTGTGTCGGCGGCTCGCAGGATAACGCCGTCGCCGGGCGCAGCTTCGGCTGGCGTCCTGTCCCCGCAGCAGCCCAACGCCGCCAGTCCAGACGTGGTCGCCAGCTCGTTCCAAATGTCCCAGTCCCAACAAGTTCACGTCAGTCAACAAGGCCAACAACAGGTAACAAACGTTCTTCTGAAGTAtggataattaattaaaatgatgcCGCACGGTGTTATCTCTGTCTTTACAAATTGAAATGTTCCGCATGGCGAATTTGTGTTCTGTATAGTTTCATTTTGCACAGTAAGCTTTTATAATATAGCGCGATTAACTTATTATCAGTCTTAAAGGTAGAAACATTTGGTATCTGTGTTTTATCGTAACGTTTTCacgaatttttatatttgagcgAGTTATGAGGtttcttaaattgttatattttacatactcataactcacttaaaaataacaatatcataaaaacccACGTGAAAACACACCTTCAAGTTTGATATTAGGCCAATTCTCTATTCTAaaggtttttacaaaaaattggaATTGTTGAGCAtaacgtttgtaagacggagataacactATGTGAGTGTGGCATCttcttgaaaatgtttatagcCAAATTtcctcaatattataatatttgtcgaCGTTATTATTTCGGTGCTAACTTAGTCGATTTCGCGTCAGCCTCTAGACCCGATCtacaaatgttttgttaaaaaaactaCGGCCGTCGATTAGCTCTTTAACTCCATCTAgatttagtacataatatgtggtgtaaaccataataatatggtatttctGTAGTTCTGTCCACTACGAAAACGATTAAGATCATATTTTGTCGTCGTCGCATAATTCTATTAGGTATACTTTTCGTTCGAGTGGTGGTCcatttgtacattatataataatattgttttgttcgTGTACGGTGTGTTGTGCTATGTTATCCACTcgaaagtcatattattatcgatataaCATCGCGCAGGTTCGAGTGGGCGAAGCGTTGTGTGTATTCGTCCTGTACCTCTTCAATCCGCACGCGTTTCTCTCTTTTCGCCTCTCCCCCACATCCGCTCCTGTCGTACACACATCTCACTCCGGAGCTGACCATATATATTCCATAATGTTTTCCAAAGTATATTGGTGTACGCGCGTTTTGTGTGTATCTCGGGCACACAAGGCAATGCCGTCGCGTACAGCGAATCATGCGGTGTTATTCGTGTGTACgctatgtgtattattttttacttctaGTCCACTTCCTGTGTCGGCTTTCTCCTCTCGGATGAAGTAACAGCAGTTATTCAACGCgcgagagagaaaaaaatagttCACGTTTCGGCCGTGCTAATGTCTACTCGCATCGATGTCGCCGTCATCGTGACTTCGGCACCAGTGATGGAAGGAGAGAACGTATTGATGTGATGTGGGAGGGGGCACTCGGCCACACGGTacttcgttttctctctctgtctctctaCCGTCGCGCCTCGCTCTTTATAGTCTCTCGTTCGATTAGGATTATTAGCTTAATTATTTTGGCCTAAATAATTTGGccgttaaaaaattaatattactaaagtAAAAACCTCTGTCGCCGACACGTGTGTAAGCCTATCAAAAACCCAGTTTAACATGCGTATATATGTACTACGTATAGGACAAGACTCGCGCGGGGGCCGTGTCCGTGTGCATaatggttttttaattaaatccaaGTGTCATCCGAGTGGTGGCGGCGGGTGTGTGTGTTGGCAACAGTGTAATATTTGTAACGCGCGCGTTATTATGCGCTCGCGGTGTATACGCGCGCGGGTACCGTCACTGCCATCACCACCAGTCACCAgtcgccaccgccaccgcctcCACCGCCACCTCCACAGCCGTCGATGGCTTATTATGCAAGACAATGTCGACTTcctgcatttatttattataataacgcgacTACCATTTGCTGTTGCGttcaggaataaaaaaaaattacacacgcgattaaaaaaaataattttataaaactgtcGGTCGAAAATCGTCGTTTCTACCTATAACACACCAACACCGCTCGTCCGTTGACATAAATTAACAGCGACATTCAAGGATAATAATTATCCGGCGGAATAATATCGAAACCCATAcagatacttatttttttttccatctttTATTAATTCTCACAGGTGtgcaatacaaaaaaataataattttctattccTGTCCTTGATGCGGTGTGGCGGCGATCGGTTCCATTAAAAAAGCGCGCCCGCGTTTTGGATCGAAAACGCACCATTAAGGACCTCTGGTGGTAGTGGGTTCGTCGTCGTCCGCTCTCCTTTACCGCCTCGCcgttatatcattattgttactatTGCCCGCGTTCTAGTTAGGATACAAACCGGAAACATTTCATTCGATTTTTTCCTCTTATATAacttagtacaatattatattgtctttcGCCCAATGTTTATTGCAATTTGCAGTATTCAGTCgttgcgtattataataatagtaataatataataggtaattcaatatattattatgttttattgtattttcttatttcGAACGCCGTTGGTTTAGGTTagatattataacgttatacgcataatataataaaattattgtttttgtcgagtaataaataataatcactgaaacaaacaacaatattatttcagtaatggCGTTTACGTACGTGGTACGTGGCGTAATTTAGAGCCTTGTTATTATTAGTcttccttttatttttaataacgcaCACACATAGCATACGATtagtttaaaatgaaaactaatTATAAGAGGACCATTAAACCTCGCCCCGTTCAATTATTTACGGACGAATGGTAAACTTTTATTAGGTACACCGTACACCAAAACGTTTGACACTGTTATCCTTGTGTGTTTCAACAAGACATTGTTGCGATTCAAAACTATTGACTCATGAAATTTGAATTAAGTTTGGACAATATTGACacataatagattttttttagctattaaACGAAATTGTGATAGTTTGCCtatttttcatcatattttggTTTCGTTTTCAAgttatcatttttgaaaatatgttctaTAGCTGTTCATCGAGACGTGCAAAATCAACATTAGGCGATGTGtgttaaaaatggaattttccaTTCCAATCGTTGATCCAAGTGTTCGTTTAtggtataaattacattaatgattttaattattgttattacaggTGGCTTAACACATTAACTGTGTCATGATGTCCTTTTTGAgaacctaatattatgttattttttgtagGCTTTTGGTCAAGGGCAGGCTATCCAAGACAGACTTATGACCAGCGCTTCAGTCGCTTCGACAACAGCACCAAATTGTGGTGCGCCCATACAGCAATACTATAACACCAACTGTGGAGACAACAGACAACAGTCCTACATGCATATGACCCAGTcacaaaatatgacattttcacaACAGCGTGCTAGATTGCTCAGTGCAGGAGCCAGTCCAACCAATATTCGAGCACCAACTAATGTACAGCAGCCCAATATGAATAACGAACATCACATGTTACCTCAGCACATGAATAGGACACCCGTATGtatacattgattatttttataacttctaAACGtaacttgtatttaatttatattacattcttATATGTATTTAGAACCAAATGAATATGATGGGTCCCGGTGGATGTCGACCACCTCCTCCTGAATACAAACTAAACGTCGCCCAAAATATGGGTATGTGCCAAACCCAGTTTCCTGCACAAGGATACATGCCATCAGCCCGTCAGTCTTTACCCCAAGGTGCTCAATCCAGAAGACCTATACAACAACAACCTATTCCACCTTCGGGTAAGAAAAcactttattttgaataattt
This is a stretch of genomic DNA from Acyrthosiphon pisum isolate AL4f chromosome A3, pea_aphid_22Mar2018_4r6ur, whole genome shotgun sequence. It encodes these proteins:
- the LOC100158676 gene encoding neurogenic protein mastermind, encoding MADVVVHKRQAVIDRLKRRMEGYRRHNQDCVPRYNNAFAEQQNVQETLMLKQKYMETKTKRNVKKNDKKPMENGNTMPKFGTKRPSSEDMDGSDGVYHDGMPAPPKCVPIPPCGNNGVGGGPQQQQQQQQQQQQQQQQQQQQQQQQQSPHAKNDASNNAKFSVKIVQELEFSTSEHQHNAQISTNLTLTSVNTSVQSDVTTKQSAGGGPGAGGGTVPTASGGGGIPPGSAAGAPGPPTDHTMHECKQEQPDLMDFPGDGDLNDLSFINNDTNEPILAVDTDTLTEIISDLNSEGITPADFNQVDLCDKRPIKTEPDARCTPPVKSPYDQHHQQQQQQVHQQQQHQQQQQQHQQQQQRGGGGGNNNYSNCVAAETLKQLAEQHNNQQQRPDKCSYDFPYQSPGSVPDFIHSPSTPVGTPNPNGYNMMSPVNSMYHQQQQQQEKQQQENNNYYHPQEQPKPRMKQQQQQQPQQQQQQQQQQQQQQQQPTVAAQRLQKQQQLPPPPASQQQQQQPLQSPQSRYNQYNGHGSPQYPVSAARRITPSPGAASAGVLSPQQPNAASPDVVASSFQMSQSQQVHVSQQGQQQAFGQGQAIQDRLMTSASVASTTAPNCGAPIQQYYNTNCGDNRQQSYMHMTQSQNMTFSQQRARLLSAGASPTNIRAPTNVQQPNMNNEHHMLPQHMNRTPNQMNMMGPGGCRPPPPEYKLNVAQNMGMCQTQFPAQGYMPSARQSLPQGAQSRRPIQQQPIPPSGPMLRSQMANTGGGGPMAGGYDRSMSSVQRNMMYPGSGNLQRPPNVTPSSEAFDSDWQQLLAARQQQHQQQQQHQHQQQQHQQQQPHQQQQQQQPQPHQHQQHQFRPTVSQASIGNLNQPGNTPVNNIGAGYGGANPNINTCQTGPNNVHLMAGQMQHMSARMGNGQQTMTQQQHANISMQSQNNQMSVNLQMSQAMNVKMGGGGQSRMTTNAQMVPQQPQQQQQQQQPQHSPHPQHPQHSQHPQHPQHPQHHHQQQQQPQPQQHPSMMRAAQQQQSFTQQQQQQATMNTGNPYQRNMASGYGANPHQQQYQQTSTTMQPAPIANPTTMLNTNNGLPSRNSFSPSDFNFDFLDQPLANDSKNGFNKQQTFGDFNFDFLDAH